From Cervus elaphus chromosome 25, mCerEla1.1, whole genome shotgun sequence, one genomic window encodes:
- the LOC122683900 gene encoding small EDRK-rich factor 1, producing the protein MARGNQRELARQKNMKKSQEISKGKRKEDSLTTSQRKQRDSEIMQQKQKAANEKKSMQTREK; encoded by the exons ATGGCCC GTGGAAATCAGCGAGAACTTGCCCGccagaaaaacatgaagaaatccCAGGAAATTagtaagggaaaaagaaaagaggatagCCTGACTACCTCTCAGAGGAAGCAGCG GGACTCTGAGATCATGCAACAAAAGCAGAAGGCAGCCAATGAGAAGAAGTCTAtgcaaacaagagaaaaataa